The Microbacterium sp. W4I20 genome segment GACAGCATCCGCTCTCCACCCATCGGCCTGTTTGCGGCATTCCTGCAGAGTTGCAATACCCGGCGAGCAGTTGGACAAGTTCCGCTGCTGGTTGCGGATCAGCACGTAGCAGTGGTTTCGCTTCTCGATGTATTCGCGCTGCAAGTCACGCAGCTCGGCAATCTCGTTCATGTCGTTCTCTCTTCGTTGAAGGCGCACATGAGCCGTTTGAGGTTCATCTCGCCGGGTGATCGCAACCTGTCCCCCGCGTCACACGCGCAGAGGTCTTCTTCGTCCGGGTCGCGGCTGACCATGTAGTGGCCGCTGTCCTTGCAGATGGAGCACGTCATTCCGTCCACCACGCCCAGCTGTTGTAGGTCCAGCGCTTGTACCAGCGCACACCGTCCGTGACGTGTGACATCACTCGCCGATTGCCTCGGGGTCTGATCATGGCTTCCATCCCCCTTCTTCGGCAAGTCGCAGCCTGACGAGTTCGCGTTCCCAGCCGGCGATGTGCGCTTCGGCCATGGCGATTGCGATGGGGTTGTGCACGACGGTCGCGGCTTCCAGGAACCTCTGTTCGGCGGCGAGTCTTTCTTCTACCTCGAGGATGTTCATGCGAGCGAGTCGGTTCTGATGCGGTGAATAAAAAGGGCGTGCTTCCATGCGTCTTCCCACGTCGGATGTGGGATGAACGTGGTGCCGGTGAACAGAACCCAGATGCCGTCTTCGTTGCGGTGGATGTGCTGTCTGAGCGGGAACGGGAACAACATCGGTGTCTCCTTCATGTCGCGAGCTCGGCCCAGGCGAGTGGGAGCATGTAGCGGCGACCGGACTCGGGATCTTCAATGAGAGGATCGAGGGTTGGTGCGCGATGGCTACGGCGAATCCGCTCCATCGGGACTGCAGGTCGGGGTTGGTCACGACGGCGACGCGGCCGAGAAGGTCTGCGTCGCTCATGACGCGTTCACAATCGCTCGAGCCTCATCCGCGCTTACGACCAGTTCCCAAACAGTCGCGGCTCTTCCCATGCGTGAGGGTCTCGTCAACCCGGACTCACGGATCACCCCATGACGCACGTGCAGTTCACTCAGCCGGCGTTTTACAGAGTGCGGGTCGATGAGTGTCGGCCAACCACAGACGGGCGCGAGGTAGCCGTATGACGTGATCAGTTCGTCACCTGTGCGCGGGTTCTCGTCGAGTAGGTCGATGAGTGCGAGCTTCAACCGCAACGTGTCATGCGGGTTCACCTGTGACGCGGCTTGATTCGACGTGATCGGGTCGGACGTGTGAGACATCGTGCGCGTGTTCATGACTCCTCCTTCGACTGGGTGTATCTGGCATCGGCTGATGTCCGAGCTTCGGTGCAGTCGCCGCATCTGCAACCACGCTCCTCGTAGGCGAATCGAGTTCCATGCCTTTCCACCGGAGCTAGGAAGCGCACGGCGCCGTTACCCCACGCCCCGCCCCTCACTGCCCATGAGGTATGCGCCTGAGCAAGCAGGCGAGCATCCGCACGTCGTTTGCGCATGTACTCGGTCTTCGCTTCTCGGCACGTCTTGCATCGACACCCGTGGCTGTACTTTCCGTAACCATGCCCATCTGTTGAATCCATGGCGCACTCCTTAGTGTTGAAAGTCGAATGGCGGCCGGACTCCCACAGTCCGACCGCCAGACACGACAACCCCAGATGCCGTGTTGTGCGCACGATCCCCCAGGAAGGTGCGCGCGTTCCCGAGTCCCCAGACGCGGGAAGAGAAAGGGGCCGGTGATTGACAGTCACCAGCCCCAGGGTCAACGGGAGCACGCGGCAGCTTCCACACCGCCGGGAACAACTCGGAACCGTTATGCCCTTCGTGCTCATGCGCCGCGACAGTGAGCGCACACATGAGCCGGATGTTCACCACCCGAAGAGCGCAACCGCTCCATTGAAGAGGCCGACGCCGATCAGAGCGCCGATCATCGCGGTCGGGATCGGCACCCACTTCCACCACAGCCAGTAACGGATCTGCATCTTCCGCAACTCCCAGCGGTTCACGCGATGCTGCATGTCCCACTTCTTCGCCCTACGGATGCTGTCGCGCAACATTGCCGGGTAAGTGAATCCCGCCCAGTTCTTCTCTCTCTGTTCCATGTGCGCAGCCGGGATTCGGACCCGGACAACCCCTTACGGCTCTGCGCTGTGCCTTTCACCGATGGACCGTCACCCTTTCGAGCCGCCACTGACACGGATACTCCGCACTACTTCTTCTGAAACCCCCCAGACAGGACGCCCCCACATACCTCATGGACGTCGCGCCAGCCGAAACTTACGGAGAGTGCACAACCGCTCGCAGTCCTCATAGCCGGGGTGTCGTGATCCGGGCTGTCCTGGCTTCCCAATGACGGGGTTCCAGGCTGTTACTCCTGCAAGTTCTGTTCAGTTGAAGCCGCGATTGAGCGCGACAAGTAGCGGTACCCACAGCGACGCGAGTACAGCCGGATCAGATGACGGGGATCAGCCGGTGATACTCGCCAGACGGGTTAGGACGCGGCGGGCATGTCGAACCTGTGCAGGGCTTGCGTTACCCCACGAGGACTCGCCATAGACGACGAACTCGAAGTCGGTGAGGACGCGACGCCAGGAGGAACGGGCCTGAGATTGATACCGCCTGATGTCGCAGAGGATCGGGTTCGTCGGGTTCGTCTGCGGGTACAGGCGGCTGCTGAACTGAGCCATCACGACAGCTCCGTGATTTTCTGAGTGCGCGGCGAGCCCAACAGATAGCGGGACACGCACTGACGACACCACTTCTCATGCGACGGCTTCGAACCACAACTGCAAGCCGGAAGACTCATCACGCACCTGCCTTCGTGAACTCGCGCGAACCAACCCGCTCGAGCACATCCGACCGCGACAACTCATCCGGGTTCGGAATCTGGGACATCGAACGGAAAGTGACGGCGATCAGGAGCAGCCACAAGACCACTGCGACCGGAACCCAGAACACGGGAGGCAGGTGATCGATCATGCTGACACCGCCTGCCGGTCTGACTTCTGCGCAAGGTACTGCTGCTTGCGCACCTCAGGCATCTTGCTCGGCGGGAACTTCCCGTTCGCCTTGTACTTGGCGTAGTTCTCACGCTGGGTTGCACGGTTGCACTCGCGGCACTGGCGGGTCTGTCCGTTCGGGGCCTTCATGATCCGGGTGTTCTCCGGTGTGAACTCGTGACCCTTGATGCAGTGAGTCTTGCGGGCATTCTGGGCGCCGGCGCCCACCCCGCGGAGGATATTCTCCTTCGGGGATACGGGCTCCAAGTGCTCCGGGTTCACGCAGGAGCGGTTCCTGCAGAGATGATCAAGGTGCAGGCCGGCCGGGATCTCGGTGTCGTTGAACATCTCGAAGTAGACGCGGTGGGCGAACTTGCCCCGGTGATGGCCGTACCCGTTCGAGTCGACATAGCCGAGCCATTCCCAGCAGCCCGCCTCTGTCAAGCGAACGTGGTCGTACGGGCATTCAAGCTCGGGCGTAGTCATGCGACCCGCTCCGGCTTCTCGTTAGGAAGAGAACCGAGCCATCTCCGGGCCTCTTCGACCGGGATCAGGGGCTTCGAGCCAAAGTAGGACGGTACAAGCTCGGAGCGCTTGATCGCCTTCTGGATCGAGTCCACTGAGAGATCAGTCGCAACAGCCAGGTTCTGCACCGAGTAG includes the following:
- a CDS encoding HNH endonuclease signature motif containing protein; protein product: MTTPELECPYDHVRLTEAGCWEWLGYVDSNGYGHHRGKFAHRVYFEMFNDTEIPAGLHLDHLCRNRSCVNPEHLEPVSPKENILRGVGAGAQNARKTHCIKGHEFTPENTRIMKAPNGQTRQCRECNRATQRENYAKYKANGKFPPSKMPEVRKQQYLAQKSDRQAVSA